Part of the Nymphalis io chromosome 8, ilAglIoxx1.1, whole genome shotgun sequence genome, GGTATTATATTTTCCTTCTCTCAATTTtcgtacatttatattaattatgttaaaactcgtggtattattttattgtaaatcttAACGCAATTGTAGggctttcatatttataaatcagaAATAAATGTCCGTAATTATCGAAAATCTTAGCAGAGAAACATCCTTGATACTATTATGACAATTAAattgttcaattattttaattagttaaatgtacttacaattgtgaagttattatttagtcaaaataaaaataatgaacccAAACAACCTTGTAATACAAATAgcttagttaatataataataagcttaatatttgaCCGAAagaattgaagaaaaaaatactgaaattgAGTGGATGAAAAAgctaaacagacaaaaattagaTGAGCTGAAGTTTTTTTGATTGGACGTTATTGAATTGTTGAAAAAGTttctatatagatatatagaatCGATACTGGACATAAAAACAGAGtcaaatttatttcacattACAAAACTTATTACCAGCACACATAATAGAAGATGATGTTGAAGAGAATGAAGAAAggatctttaatttaaattgaaaaatttaaatttgcttatatatgtataaaattagtgCACAATAACCCTTTTGGATAATTGATGTGATCCTCTGCCTCGTGACTTTGTTGGACATGCTGACGTAGTATACGTAtttcgtaaatacatataacacaatcgattaacaacaattattattaggtaatttaatttataaatgaaccCATTTGCATACAGTATAATACACTAGCTGCGACTTTGACTGTTTGaaatgcataattttttttccatCGACCCTCCCATTTCCTGGCTTCTAGAAAACACTTATTTCATTGTTTCTCCTCATTTTACTATAATTTCGTCGATGTCAAATTGTATTTAACTCCAAACGtctgttgaatattttttcatagaCTCCAATTTCTTGATAAATTGAAGCGCTTCGGCTTCGGTTCGTTCTCCTTTTTCGATAATAGCCTTGATCACGATATTACGGACGTCGACTGCCATGTTTTTAGCATCACTAAAAATAACCAACAAAATATACAAGTGATATACTaagactttaattaaaaatgttcaaatatagactaatatcataaaacatataaatgatTGCAGAAAAAAAGCATTCAAAGGTTGTCCAGTGGTGCTTTTAAGGTAAGGAGCTCCATGACCCTAACCTGACATGGCGAAGCTGCTCACCaaagctaataataaaattatatttttctgctCACCCGCATATATAGAAATGTCCAGTCCTCTTGCCAATTACATCCCAAATCTGGTCTAAATTGTTTTCTAATAAGTGCGTCACATACACCTTCTGGGCTTGATCACGAGAGAAAGCGGTATGTAAGATGACGTCTCCGTTTTTCTCATACTCTTCTAGTTCCTGTAATAAATTGTAGaagatacaataaataaataattttttcaaagTATGCACTTATAGTAATCGACGCTTTAATGATTTCCAACCTCCTGATAGATATAATCTTGATCGCGGTGTCTACAGCCGAAGTACAGTATGTTGTCGCCGACATACTTGCCGCTGGCGCGCGCGTGAGCTCGCTCCTGCAGGAAGCCGCGGAAGGGCGCCAGACCCGTGCCCGGACCCACCATCAAGATCGGCGTCTGACACTGCAGTGGTAACCTGCCAAGCACATTTCAAAAGACTCAAGATAATGCGACCGACTTCAAACAAGACGACGCAAGATAAAATACCAAAAGTTAAGTCCTCATAGTTCATACCATTATACCTATGTGTCGAGTCAGAATATTTTTAGGTGGTATAAATAATTCGTTACATAGTAAATTCGATACGATACGATGTTTCAATGGgaactgattttaataatgtatgaaaaaaaaaatattatgcaaacAAAATATCTAGGAAAGGTCGTTTGAGTATATTATCACGATTGATTTCTTAATACACATCCTTGCATTAGCGTTATTACATGTCGCAAGGTTGATTCTTTAACCGACACTGCGATCGTTACAAGAATCATGGAACAAGGTCGTCAAGTTAACCGACATATTAGCTTTAATctgaataaaataactttatttttgaaTGAAACTGATAAAATCCGCATTTACTGGTTGGTGACTGTAGCTGacaacagttaaaaaaaatattttcaattgagttaaaattttaatgctaACGGTAAGAGTACATTGAATAACCTTATGATATCTGGACTTAATTTAACCAAATGCTGAGGTTATGCATACGATGACCTCtatgattatatttcaataacgaCTACGTAagcgatttttataattttactctttCGATCGGCACTAACTATGAATAATTgaccataaaaatatttatgttgtgCATAAATCTCTGAAATAAGAAGTTTCtagtaactattaaaaaattacaaacctATTATGTTATGTGCGTACATCATGTACGTACCtacttattatgtataaaagtcagtaaatatatatcattacaaAAACTTTTCACAAAACATGACGCTGACCTTGATTTAGCTTATAACAATTATGAACAaggttatttcatatttatatatgtatatctatttaatatttaatgaagtatacaaatatcaaaatactatatattttaaaaaatattacatgttgGTATGGTACATGATCTCCACTTTAGTTAGTTtagctttttattcaaaaattattaaagaataattagaGCACGAAATATTTCATACTAGCTGTACACTAATTATgtactaagttatatatataacttttctttACTTGAATTGGGACTTTCTTATGTAAACTGGAACTCTTGGGAAAGGTTTGCCAGGCTCGGGTTTATTTTCTGCTAGCCAGGTAGTAGTAACTCCTTTGTTGACTCTACCAGTTGGAGTTTCGTACTTGACTACCACAGCTGTAACATGGACCGTCTCAGGATACATctgcaaaataaatttaagattaaaatatgtaatatataacataaccaAAAGAATaactacaatttataatttataatagtataaataatgaCCTTTGGACTTGAAGAAATAGAATAATATCTTGGCTGGAGTCTGGGCAACAGCTCACAAAGATGATCGAGTGGAGGTTTACATGACTTGACATCTTCCAATATATGAACAATATTCCTGCATGCATCTACCACAAATGATTGGTACAATGCTTTACCTTCTTGAGAATTTGTAGCCATTAGCAATAAACGGTTTTTATCctttaacattaaaacaataaatttatataactctTGAAGtattaaatcaatcaatttgaataatttgaaattaatccATTACCTCTTCATCTGTACAGTATTCGACGAGTTCTCTAAGGATATGGGTACGAGGCAATGCAGTTATTTCAATATAGTGCGACAGAGCCGTGCGGTAGGATGTAGGGCAGGGGAAGGGATTTTTCTTGGTACTTTCCTGGTCAGTATTGATAAGTGAGAACACTTCATCTAGATTGGCACCGGTCAAGAGACCAAGTCGATCAACTAAATTACTATCATTAATAGGATACACAGCCACATGATCACCTGTAGATGAATACAAATGTGAGAGAAGCAGAGCAaaacaacaaatacaaaatatgaaaGGATCCACATTACTTACCAGCTTCATATTGCATGCTGGAATTGGATATATCTAATTCTATATGGAGACATGATCGATCACCACCTTTATGTAATTCTCTGTTAACCTTAATTTGtgctaagaaaggatttttagCATCATATGGtctaaaaaaaaccaaaaagatCAATTTTTAGTTTTCAAATACAGCCTTCATATTCGTAAAAATGAATGTGTATGGATTTGTAATTTTAGGTCAAAAGCATTAAAACAATCACATTATTGTAACATGTTAATAATAGCTAGGTTCCAAGCAGAACATCATTGTATAGATAATCAGCCACCAAGTGAATGAAGAAAGGACGCTAAATTTATTAAGATGATATTTGAAAATCAAAAAGTATCATACTTGAAAAACACAATTtcaacaaatttgtttttaatattaaagaaacttACGGTCGTTGATTCTGTAGGGAGAGTAACCTTGAAATTTCTCCTGTGAATATTTGATTTGGCTTTAATTCTTCTGTTACATGCGTTATCAAACGGAATTGACGAGTTAACTCTTCTTCTCCGGTGTTTTCAATATTGAATTTCTCACAAACTGATGGCCAAAATTTTTCCTTCCACGTAATAAAGTCATCTTCAATGCTAAaaagtatagtaataataatattatccagactgatttcagccacggtggtcaatctcaagtgagattagccaattgtgtaggacatattatagcacAAAAGCATGTGCGCAAACATAGCTACTTAGGGAATACCCTAACTCCAATCTTATctaaccggaaagagttcagactcAACGGCTTTACTTAATCCGAGGCACgaaagtgtacacacttccaacttccagaccaacccaaaaactttttattggcccgatctgggatttgaaccgaggacctcagggtctgcggccttatatctagccactagaccaacaacaGTTGAAaagtacatacattacataaatatacaattaaactcctattacaatcaaatttatatctataatttacaTGAAGAGCTAACAGCAaccattgatttttaaattagtaaaataatagttCATAATACACACTTTGCATCGTCATCTCCAAGCCCAATCTCATAAACTCTTGTTGCTCCTAGTTCCTCGAGGCGTTTGTCTACATAAATAGCCACAGCATTGTAATGTTCATATGTCTTATTTCCAAGTCCAAATACCTAAAATAgttacaaaagtaaaaataatctacaataacaaatttatgcgataaaacattaaaatgagtaaatatatatatatatatatatgtataagtaatattatatttacttgttccgttatatattatattacatatataaaagcaaGACCTGCAACAGAGGTTAGACGAATAACAGTTCAAATACTAAGTGTAGACTTTCATACCATGTATCTTAGCTTTAGCAGTGGTGTCAATATTTGTTTTCTATACATAAACTTAGTGACATAACGAGGTAAAATCTTTAAAGAAGGTACAAGAGTAAACATCAtcaatagaattaataaaattgggttttcttaaaattattatcttttatcaCATTcgttcatattaattatacaaagtattagacttattatgtaattaaacatGACTTGGTTATCATTGCCAAGCAAAATGTtgttaactatattataacCTAGAATAAACAATAGTATCACCAGTTGACTCTTATTCAATAACCAACGATTCAAAGAATACCTAATAAGTATACAATCAAACAACACCTTACGTAAGACAGTTCGCGGTGTGACGTATGTTGTGTCAACTGTCAAATTAACTACTTTTGACACAGCAAGCTCAAGCGGCCGATGACATTTCGTTAAAACaggatataatatacaatttgtaCAGCTCAGGTTGCTTTAAGCAAATAATTGTCACAGGCAATATTTGACATAGCTATCGAACTAGattgtttataattacttagctcaaattttagttttatgaaagatttaatgttttttattagcaTTATATACGGCGTTACTTGGTAAATTGGTAATGTTActaaattagttttagttaccaataaaaactatttaaattttaaacacactGACACCAACACTATACGACCAACCACTGACGCGTTACAATGCTGtctagtttttatttgaatttacaaTCGAAGTAATCAATTAACAAAACAGACAAGTTTAAACACTAATATTACGCGTCATCGAATAATCTGCATGTATAATTTGAGATTTGCAGATGATATCGTAATCCTGACAGAAACCATGCAGAACATACAGTATATGCTAagcagcctggctgattcttctgctcgaattggtcCAGATGAACTTGGATAAAACCATCATAATGAACACGTCAATCCGGAATCGATAACTCTTAACAGAGTTCTTCTCGAATTGTTCAGGAATATGTATACCTTGGGCAAATTTGGCAGTTGGGTCaaaacaacttcgagaaggaggcacgaagaagagtacagctgggctgggcaaCGAATAGGAAACTTGTTCGTCTTTTCGTCACGTTTACTGCAATGATtcaagacaaaagtcttcaaagAGTGCGTCTTACCAGTTATGACGGAGCCGGAGTTGAGACGTGAATACTAACAGTGCGTTAgtcaccattttaaggtcgctcagcgagcattGGAGGGCTATGCCCGGAGTTGACCTGAAGGATCGAATCACAAATTTgatgatccgacagagaaccaaaaTTATCGACATATTCTATAAGATTAGTAAGCTATAGTGGCAGTGGTCTGGTCACACATGTCGCAGAATCGACAACTGTTGTAGTAGACGTGTTCTGAAGTGGAGACCACGTCTAGGCAAACGAACGGTAGAGCGCCCTCCTACTAgatggagtgacgatatacgcaaaatagctggcagcgtatagaaattgagagctgaagatcgagctcagtggcgtgcggttggagaggcctatgtccagcagtggacaaaAAAGAGtttatgatgataatgatgcaTACTTTGTTTCGTTTTAGTAATAAAAGTTTCCACTATGGTTATTAAGCTGAAGATTTTCTCAAGAAAAACCTCTACGCAATCAACGtaactgttattttaattattgtatataataattatacacataatGATTATCattcattgattattatcaTTCAGCTTGTcagtattaatatacatatatagtctatgaaaaatttacaattcgtttaaaaataaattaagtcaatGCGATTTTCCAGCATTTTGTAGTCGCCTCTTATCGTCATCCTACTTGTTTAATAGCCATAaactaattgaatattttttttttatgtcttctgtttaatttaattgttatgtcTTTTGTAAGTGTGTTTGTCTTGTCagaagatgaaaaaaaaagttcaaccaattataaaaaaaagactataaACGACGTCTATTTTTAATTGGAATATGTACAGAGGTCgcccataaatataaattcaagttTACGTCTCGAAAGGGAACGAGCTTTGCTATCATATTGAATAACGCGTTTTTGCAGTTATTTCATTAAggccaaaaaaaattattttttatcattttcaacCAAAACGTTTTTTTCACTTCGTTTCGAGAAACTAGAAATTTAAACTAGAAACGagaaaatttagaaaatagtttaaattttaagccATAGGAAATTCCCACACAATAGGACAAATACTCGTATTTGTCCTATTTACTCGTACATTGATAACAATTATCGTAATTATCCAAGCTTTAGCCTttacataatcatataatttgtttaactaGTCTGATTATATTctctctattattattaattatgattacataagttcattaataaatttaaaactatatttttcagTGAGCCTATAAACGTTAACATTAACtaggttatatatatgtttttcaaCTTACAGCATAATTTAATCCTGAGAGATCCTGATCATTTTTTAACCACTCCATAAAGTCCAGTGCATTATCTGTTGGATCCCCTTCGCCGTATGTTGCTAAGCAAAAAACAGCGAGAGAATTTGGTATGTCTCTGAGTTTTGTTAATtcttcctaaaaaaaaaaaaacaaattaagtatcTGTTTACtcacaaaataacaataacagtaaCTTTTAACCAACCATATCACATTCTTCGGGGTCTGCTACCATGCCTTTCATTTTGTAACGTATACCCTCTTTAGCCAAGCGACCTGCAAACTCTTCTCCTGTACCGGTCTGGGAGCCATAAAACACGACTAAACTTCTTCCTGATGCttgtaatttctttataaaagaaTTTTCTGTAACTTTTATTGAACCCGCGGGCCTAGAACAAAATAGcaattaagaaaaacatttaagtGTTTAAAAACACTACACCTGcttaaatacacataaataaatgcAGTTtggattttgtaattttatattataaatagatggATATAATAAGCAAACAGTCCTTTCATGCATCATTTAGTAATTAATGTTGGATTAGTCAGTTGATTTGCATTGTAATATGCTATCTGctattttttgtcttttataattttcttttttggtCGACTTTCTTAACAGAGAATGAAAAAATTATCACATCTAACACATAGCCTATTTCAATCACACGAGCAGTAGTCATATAAAAAACCATTGACATTGAAATGACGGGATATCGTTGGTCGAGATCTGGAATAATCAATGGAATTCAATATCGATTTCTTTAATGTCAGCGAAgatgttattgaaattttagaagtaaaatgaaagtataaaaaagtagttaagagaaatagtgttgtattattaataaagataggTACCTATTAATACATCAATAAAAacctattataatacataatatagtacAGCTATTGAGATTCTAGTCGAATATgcaaatctaaggtttgtttatctttactatTTCATTGATAAGTATAGGATAGACGTTCCTACGTATTCAACAACACAACTGACATCGGTGCAAATGCAACtcaaaaaatcttataatttacTGTAGGTAGGCCTCGTTGTGAATGCTTTATACCACGaaacagcaatgcttaatattatcgtattccggtttgaagggtgagtgaggtaGTGTAACTAActacaagggtcataacatctttatagttcccaaggtttttggtgcattgacgatgtaagggaatgtttaataattcttacgtattttataaaaaatatatttgtgaatgCCCCCCGTCCAATTTCATTAAAGTAGGCATTTTAATGGatctcataagaaggctcaaggtcactcaaagggcaatggtgagggctatgctcggagtttctctgcgagatcgaatcagaaatgatgaaatccgcaggcgaaccaaagtaaccgacatagcccgaagaattgctaaattgaagtggcagtgggcgggacacattgctcgcagaaccgacggccgctggggcagaaaggttctcgagtggcgaccacgaaccggaagacgcagcgtgggcaggccccctacaaggtagaccgacgacttagaacgagtcgcgggaagccgttggatgcgggcagcgcaagatcggccaacgtggaaatccttgggggaggcctttgtccagcagtggacgtctttcagctgatatgatgatgatgatgatgatgatgaggcattttaaagaaattctgtAATATCTCAATCTGATTTATAATATGACGtagattaataaattgaaatgtattattatatgtataaaaaatatcatttgctCGTTGATTTATCAAATACGATAACATGAAACGATTCTTAAGTAGCCTTGACtagttaataacatttaaattgtgATAACAATTACGTAAATTTagtcttaataataatacttagcGTATATTAACAAGTACCACATAGGCGCCCAGCTGTTGTGGCGTATAATAACTACATCCAATGATATTTATCTCGgcgatttatttacatatacctTATTTTACCTATAATCCATTATTAATAATcgttaatcatcatattattacgTTGTAAGCCATAATGTATTAGTTCATAAACTGACTtccgattatttttgtataaagtgggTAGGACGCGCCATAGGAGCACATTCGTTTTAAGAATTCCTGGCACCACGTTACGCTgtctattataaatgaaatgtaataattggactgtttttcatttcataaagccTACAAGTGTTAACACGTAGCTAATGGACAAGGGCCCCGGTGCATAAGAAAAGAATCTGGCCCTCATCCCCCCCCTCTTTCCGCGTAGCTTGAACTTATATTGGCTttcaaaattatagataggaaCAAGAATAGGAAACAGTGAGTTCAACTTATTCCTAGTAGACTAAATCTATAAGTACTCTCTATGAGGGGTAGAATCTCTATGTGTTTAACAGAAGAAaatggtaataaataaacaacgacgcacatgacaatacagaatatttattatatagatgagatcaataaagggaaaaaaacgatttttaacAGAATTTCCTGTCcacacaagatttttttttcttttatgctcCTCTTAGAGGGCCCCCTGAGCTCCGGGGCCCTGGTGCACTGCACCACCTGGCCCTACGATAGCTATGCCCCTGCTAAGGTACGTAAAAACCATATATCATAAAAAGCTCGAACGTATGTACTAAGtgatttgtacatttttttgtaaattcttGCGTTTCGTTTAGTTTTCACTTCCAAGGACATGCAAATTCAGAAAAGATTCAAATTCAGGGTTCAGAAAAGTCTGAGACACTGAACGTCTACTGAGTTCCACCCGTGCCGTATGAAAAAAGCTGATatgaatttaaagtaaatatccgATATTAAGTCGATACATATTAGTACTTTCACAAGATTTCATTTTCAGGGCATTTCaaaacgtattatatatataagaatatatataaaaaagaataaatatcgaggttagtaaattaaataataattatttataattatatttattgtcataaatGAAATGTGTTTGCCACGACTGTTCCCATAATTCATGTTATATGACAATTGCTTACGATAAGTAATGATAATAGTAAGAGATCGCTCTTACTATTTAAAGATTatcatttatagttttaaagtcTGTCGTTGAAAAT contains:
- the LOC126770136 gene encoding NADPH--cytochrome P450 reductase isoform X1, encoding MSDNTQDIIKEAAAAALDDGSLLSTFDIIMLVFLFGAAVWWLYSSRKESKKDDLLLSNYAIQPAGSIKVTENSFIKKLQASGRSLVVFYGSQTGTGEEFAGRLAKEGIRYKMKGMVADPEECDMEELTKLRDIPNSLAVFCLATYGEGDPTDNALDFMEWLKNDQDLSGLNYAVFGLGNKTYEHYNAVAIYVDKRLEELGATRVYEIGLGDDDANIEDDFITWKEKFWPSVCEKFNIENTGEEELTRQFRLITHVTEELKPNQIFTGEISRLLSLQNQRPPYDAKNPFLAQIKVNRELHKGGDRSCLHIELDISNSSMQYEAGDHVAVYPINDSNLVDRLGLLTGANLDEVFSLINTDQESTKKNPFPCPTSYRTALSHYIEITALPRTHILRELVEYCTDEEDKNRLLLMATNSQEGKALYQSFVVDACRNIVHILEDVKSCKPPLDHLCELLPRLQPRYYSISSSPKMYPETVHVTAVVVKYETPTGRVNKGVTTTWLAENKPEPGKPFPRVPVYIRKSQFKLPLQCQTPILMVGPGTGLAPFRGFLQERAHARASGKYVGDNILYFGCRHRDQDYIYQEELEEYEKNGDVILHTAFSRDQAQKVYVTHLLENNLDQIWDVIGKRTGHFYICGDAKNMAVDVRNIVIKAIIEKGERTEAEALQFIKKLESMKKYSTDVWS
- the LOC126770136 gene encoding NADPH--cytochrome P450 reductase isoform X2, producing the protein MMFTLVPSLKILPRYVTKFMYRKQILTPLLKLRYMVFGLGNKTYEHYNAVAIYVDKRLEELGATRVYEIGLGDDDANIEDDFITWKEKFWPSVCEKFNIENTGEEELTRQFRLITHVTEELKPNQIFTGEISRLLSLQNQRPPYDAKNPFLAQIKVNRELHKGGDRSCLHIELDISNSSMQYEAGDHVAVYPINDSNLVDRLGLLTGANLDEVFSLINTDQESTKKNPFPCPTSYRTALSHYIEITALPRTHILRELVEYCTDEEDKNRLLLMATNSQEGKALYQSFVVDACRNIVHILEDVKSCKPPLDHLCELLPRLQPRYYSISSSPKMYPETVHVTAVVVKYETPTGRVNKGVTTTWLAENKPEPGKPFPRVPVYIRKSQFKLPLQCQTPILMVGPGTGLAPFRGFLQERAHARASGKYVGDNILYFGCRHRDQDYIYQEELEEYEKNGDVILHTAFSRDQAQKVYVTHLLENNLDQIWDVIGKRTGHFYICGDAKNMAVDVRNIVIKAIIEKGERTEAEALQFIKKLESMKKYSTDVWS